CGCGGTGCTCGCGCGGCCGAACTACCGACTGGTCGCCGATGATGTCGCGACGTACCAGCTACCACCTGCGGATGTGGTCGTCGCCGAAGGGCTGATGATGTACCTCGGCGCGGCGGCACGTCACCAGCTGTTCACCAAGGCCGCCGGCGGCGCGATCGGTCGGTTGGTTTTCGATCTGACGCCGACGAACGACGAACCCGCGCCGGGCATCACCGGTCGGCTACTCGATACCGCGATGAAGCGATTCACGAACGGGCGTTCGTTCGAGCGCGACGTGCGAACTCGGGCGGACATGTCGGCCGAGTTGCGCACAGCCGGGTTCGGTCGGGTCGATGTCATCGGGGCGGCCGAGGTCGCGCGCGACTGGAACCTGCCGCACCCGGATCGTCGAACCCCGACAGTGATATTCACCGCCGACCGCGATCTGTAGTACGTTCGGATGGTTCAGCCGGATATGGCTATGCACCAAAGAGCTTGATCTATATTCTGCCCGAGTGAATATCGCCGACCGGCGCGCAGCGGAATCGGACGAGGTTATCGTTCTGACCCCGTTCGAGCGACCTGATGTCGGCATCGTAGTCGCGGCCGGTCGGGCCGGGATCTCAGCGGTGCTCGACTGCGGGCACGATCGGGTCGTAGCCGAGCGCGCGCTCGCTGCCGCGGCCCGCTCGGTCGATACGTTCGGCGCGCTGGTGCGCGAGCCGATCGATCTGCCGGCCAACGTGAGTTCGGTGATCGTCACTCGGCCCGAGGACGTCTCGCGCTACCTGCCGCGCCGGGTGCTGGTCCAGGTGACCTCGGTCGACGAGGCAAGGGCCGCAGTGGCGGCGGGCGCATCTGGGGTGATAGCGAAAGGTTGCGAGGCGGGTGGCCGGGTCGGCGACGAGACGACTTTCGTACTGGTGCAGCGGCTGATCGCAATTTTCGATGCTGCTCCCGGCGGTGTCGGGGTCTGGGCGCAGGGTGGAATCGGCGAGCACACCGCGGCCGCATGTGTCGCCGGTGGTGCGGCCGGCGTCGTGCTCGACAGCCAGCTCGCCCTGCTGCCCGAATCTTCTCTGCCGGAATCGATTCGATCCGCAGTTCGGGCGATGGACGGCAGCGAGACGAAGATCGTCGATGGTCATCGGGTCCTGGACCGCCCCGGTTCGGTGGAGTCACCGGCGACGGTGCCGATCGGCCAGGACGGCGCGTTCGCCCATCGATTTGCGCGGTTCGGTTCGGTCGCGGCCGCAGTGGCGCAATTGCATTCTGCGATCGCCGGGCACCGGCTGCTGGCGGCCCGGCACCGGCCGCTCGCTCCGGACGCGCCGTTCGCCGCCGCACACGGCCTGCGGTACCCGATCGCGCAGGGACCGATGTCGCGAGTGTCGGATCGGGCGCGCTTTGCCCAGGCGGTCGCCATGGCCGGGGGGCTGCCGTTCCTCGCACTCAGCCTGATGGACGGAGCGGAGGTACGGGCACTGCTGACCGAGACGACGGCACTGCTCGGCGACCGACCGTGGGGTGTCGGAATCCTCGGGTTCGTGCCACCGGACGTCCGGGATGCGCAACTTGCCGTCATCACGGACTTCGCTCCGTCGGTGGCGCTGATCGCCGGCGGGCTTCCGGCGCAGACGCGACCACTCGAGGCGCACGGCATTCCGGCCTATCTGCACGCTCCCTCGCCCGGGTTGCTCGACATGTTCCTGCGGGACGGCGCGCGTCGCTTCGTTTTCGAGGGCAGCGAGTGCGGCGGGCACGTCGGGCCGCGCACCAGCTTCGCCTTGTGGGAGTTGCAGATCGAGCGATTGCTGAACCATCCCAGGCCGGACGAGCTGAGCGTGTTGTTCGCCGGGGGTATCCACGATGCGCGTTCGGCCGCCATGGTCGCCGTGCTGGCGGCCCCGCTTGCCGCCCGGGGAGTACGGGTTGGCGTCTTGCTGGGCACCGCATACCTGTTCACTACGGAAGCGGTTGCGGCCGGGGCGATCGAGCCGGGCTTCCAGGAAGTGGCCCTGGCCTGCGATCACACGGCTCTGCTGGAGACGTCGCCGGGACACGCCACCCGCTGCGCCGACACGGCCTATGTCCGGACGTTCGAGCAGCAGGCGCAGCGCCTCGCCGAACTCGAGGTGGCACCGAAAAAAGCATGGGCAGAACTCGAGCAGCTGAACCTCGGCCGTCTGCGAATCGCGGCCAAAGGGCTTCGGCGGGACGGGCCGGCGATCGTCCGAGTGCCGCCGGAAGTTCAGCGGCGTGACGCCATGTACATGATCGGGCAGGTCGCGGCGCTGCACGAGGCGACCTGCTCGATCGCCGAATTGCACGACGACGTCAGCGTTCGCGGAACTGCTCTCGTCAGATCGGACCTCGACGAGGAAGACCGGCGCACAACGAATCTCGATCGGCCGGACGACATCGCAGTGGTCGGCGTCGCGGCGATCTATCCCGGTGCGGCTGACACCGAAACGTTCTGGGCCAACATTGTCGCCGGTACCGACGCGGTGCGTGAGGTTCCGCCCGAGCGGTGGAGCGTCGAGACCTTCTACGATCCGGCCGCCACCGACGGCCGAAAGACGCCGAGCAAGTGGGGCGGATTTCTCGACGAGGTGCCGTTCGATCCGCTCGAGTACGGAATTCCGCCCAGGTCACTCACCGCCATCGAGCCGGTCCAGCTGCTCGCGCTGGAGACCGCGCGGCGGGCCCTCGACGACGCCGGGTACGGCGAGCGCGAGTTCGACCGGTCCCGCACCGCGGTGATCTTCGGCGCCGAAGCTGGCACCGACCTGTCGAGTGCATACAACTTCCGCGCGATGTTCCCGCACTGGGTCGGTCGGCTTTCGTCGGAACTCGACGACGCACTCCCGGCGCTGTCGGAAGATTCGTTCGCCGGCGTGCTCGCCAACGTGGTGGCCGGGCGGATCGCGAATCGGCTTGATCTCGGCGGGGTGAGTTACACCGTCGACGCAGCGTGCGCTGCCTCGCTGGCCGCGCTCGACATCGCCGCCAAGGAACTCGCCACCGGATCCGCCGACATGGTGTTATGTGGCGGCGCTGATCTGCACAACAGCATCAACGACTATCTGATGTTTGCCAGCGTGCAGGCGCTGTCCCCGACCGGCAGATGCCACACCTTCGATGCGAAAGCCGACGGCACGGTCCTCGGTGAGGGTGTCGGCTGCGTGGTTCTCAAACGCCTTGCTGACGCCGAGCGAGACGGCGATCGGATCTACGCTGTGATCAAGGCGATCGCTGGGACGAGTGACGGCAAGGGACTGGGCCTCACTGCGCCCGGCAAAGCAGGCCAGATGCGCGCGCTCGACCGCGCGTATCGGCAGGCCGGAATCTCGCCGGCTGCCGTCGGACTGGTCGAGGCGCACGGCACCGGTACGGTCATCGGCGACCGGACTGAACTGGCGGCGTTGACCGAGGTGTACCAGCAGGCGGGGGCGGCGTCGGGCGGATGTGTGCTCGGTTCGGTCAAGTCTCAGATCGGGCACACCAAGTGCGCGGCCGGCATAGCCGGTCTGATCAAGGCGACGCTCGCGATCCACCATGGCGTGTTGCCGCCGACCGCGAACCTGGACCAGCCGATCGACGAGTGGCAACCGGGGACCAGCCCCTTCGCGTTTCTCGATAGTGCCCGGCCCTGGACCGCGGCCACCCGGGTCGCCGCGGTGAGCGCATTCGGCTTCGGCGGGGCCAACTTCCACGCGGTGCTGCGCTCGTACGCCCCGGC
Above is a genomic segment from Skermania piniformis containing:
- a CDS encoding class I SAM-dependent methyltransferase, with protein sequence MLDRDQEIVDNIQRVTRGDYAAGMADLAITAAYTAQVWAWGGFPCAELCVSADSKRVFDATNAVLGVMRRGTPLRYGLVHRHAMIDHLLQVQRPQRIVELAAGFSQRGAAMSADSDLDYVEVDLPEVVAHKRALLERTDAGRAVLARPNYRLVADDVATYQLPPADVVVAEGLMMYLGAAARHQLFTKAAGGAIGRLVFDLTPTNDEPAPGITGRLLDTAMKRFTNGRSFERDVRTRADMSAELRTAGFGRVDVIGAAEVARDWNLPHPDRRTPTVIFTADRDL
- a CDS encoding type I polyketide synthase — its product is MNIADRRAAESDEVIVLTPFERPDVGIVVAAGRAGISAVLDCGHDRVVAERALAAAARSVDTFGALVREPIDLPANVSSVIVTRPEDVSRYLPRRVLVQVTSVDEARAAVAAGASGVIAKGCEAGGRVGDETTFVLVQRLIAIFDAAPGGVGVWAQGGIGEHTAAACVAGGAAGVVLDSQLALLPESSLPESIRSAVRAMDGSETKIVDGHRVLDRPGSVESPATVPIGQDGAFAHRFARFGSVAAAVAQLHSAIAGHRLLAARHRPLAPDAPFAAAHGLRYPIAQGPMSRVSDRARFAQAVAMAGGLPFLALSLMDGAEVRALLTETTALLGDRPWGVGILGFVPPDVRDAQLAVITDFAPSVALIAGGLPAQTRPLEAHGIPAYLHAPSPGLLDMFLRDGARRFVFEGSECGGHVGPRTSFALWELQIERLLNHPRPDELSVLFAGGIHDARSAAMVAVLAAPLAARGVRVGVLLGTAYLFTTEAVAAGAIEPGFQEVALACDHTALLETSPGHATRCADTAYVRTFEQQAQRLAELEVAPKKAWAELEQLNLGRLRIAAKGLRRDGPAIVRVPPEVQRRDAMYMIGQVAALHEATCSIAELHDDVSVRGTALVRSDLDEEDRRTTNLDRPDDIAVVGVAAIYPGAADTETFWANIVAGTDAVREVPPERWSVETFYDPAATDGRKTPSKWGGFLDEVPFDPLEYGIPPRSLTAIEPVQLLALETARRALDDAGYGEREFDRSRTAVIFGAEAGTDLSSAYNFRAMFPHWVGRLSSELDDALPALSEDSFAGVLANVVAGRIANRLDLGGVSYTVDAACAASLAALDIAAKELATGSADMVLCGGADLHNSINDYLMFASVQALSPTGRCHTFDAKADGTVLGEGVGCVVLKRLADAERDGDRIYAVIKAIAGTSDGKGLGLTAPGKAGQMRALDRAYRQAGISPAAVGLVEAHGTGTVIGDRTELAALTEVYQQAGAASGGCVLGSVKSQIGHTKCAAGIAGLIKATLAIHHGVLPPTANLDQPIDEWQPGTSPFAFLDSARPWTAATRVAAVSAFGFGGANFHAVLRSYAPARTADRWPTELVLARGRDRATALARIEQLLADRPRLRDLARTAAADPGPVQLAVVAGSLDEVREAAAKPADAELGGAIAFLCPGQGSQRPGMLADLFLRFPLLHRWLEFGAAWLPKIYPPQAFTAETRAAQRAALTDTRVAQPALGVVDSAVAELLQLFGVRPDMVGGHSYGELAALGVAGVFTEADLVEVSAARGDCIAAAAEPGVMVAVKASATVTAPLLTGDVVVANHNSPSECVIAGTRAAIDASLAQIAAAGFATRRIDVGCAFHSPLVARAGAAFAERLASVPVHPPRIPVWSNVTAAPHRPDTIRDALAAQITQPVRFAEQIEAMYAAGARIFVETGPGRVLSRLTREILGDRPHLAVAVEDGLLPALARLAGAGVPVDPAPLFWDRDAVLLDTAHRSDARHGTARPTAWLVNGQRARPATAEPPKPVIPVAAAPTTADPAEVVVEYLRNMRSMIATQRDVLLAYLGSGAPHPAPEPTSDPLAPSPRAVEAGLPAPQPPVVTDPLQLVLSIVGERTGYPIETLGVDLDLEADLGIDSIKRIEIVGVLAQRLGSRIDNGGRDQEAVVDQDAVVEELATRKTLGELVAWSTDRMAGRPADTQAPAVSVPAVSVSAPVGRYRLEVVPAPLVDGDRAGTQIAICADGPAGRELADMLRADGADVQQVAPGTPIGDVDTFVDLTPGHDVVAMRGRFERIREAALGGAQKILVATTSDDLGRAEGTGGPAGLIRTLALEWPGITARAVHLESECDTATTLRTELRVADRTVEVGYVGGNRVRPEIVAAALPTVDRPFPLDAESVVLVTGGARGITAKAAIAIAERYGCRIELIGRSPIPADEDPALAGAVDARSLRSLLAADVAAPAEIEARCRRVLADREIRATLAALGELGSYRVADVRSAEFGDLIDELYAIHGRIAGVIHGAGVLEDKLIRHKTGESFERVFATKVVGVRTLVERLRDDVDVVVFFSSISGVLGNRGQSDYAAAGDVLDKLAWSLQRRISGRVVSIDWGPWGDIGMAAGLAGEYARRGIDLIDPVLGVEALLAELATGDDAQVILSAADPRLFVGSATDV